The DNA sequence GGTTTCTTTTACCGTTCTTTTTAGTATTAAAACTGAGGCATTTTGGGCATTTTTTTTTGCATAACAAAAAATATTAAGGGTTAAGAGCTTACTCTAGCATAAAACTCAATATTTTAGCCCGCAAAATTTTCCCTTAAGCCAGAAATTCCCCCTACAGTGCATCCAAATCAAGGGTCTCATTCAGGGTGATTTGGGTCATGAATTCGTCCATGTGGGAGACGATGATGAGGGCGCCTTCGTAGTCGTCGATGGCTTTTGCGATTATTGGGAGGTGGCGGAAGTTGATGTGATTTGTGGGCTCGTCGAGGATTAGGAGGGCTGGCTTAAGCAATACGAATTGAGCATAGCACAGAAGGCCTTTTTGACCTTCGGAGAGCGAGCCCACTTTGCTTTGCATGAGTTGTGAAGTCAGCAAGAAATGTGCCCCTGTCGCGTAGATTGTTTCGATGACTGGCTGCTCCATAGAATCATACAGTGCGTCATAAACTGTTTGATCGAAATTAAGTCCGGAGAAATCTTGTTGGTAGTACCCTACTTTGACGCCTTCCGTAATAACTGCCTCTTTGGATTCGCTGAGTGCTAGTTCTCGGAGCAAGGTGCTTTTACCTATTCCGTTTGGGCCGATGATTTGCATCTTGGTTTGACGGTAAAGTTTGAGACCAACTTTTTTTTGCTTCCTTTCGTGATTGCGAATAATCCCTATAGAAGAAATTTCTATAACAGGAGTTGACCAAGGCTGAGCCTCGATCTTGAATGGACGGATAGTTTTGTCATCTGTCTTGATCCCAACTATGTTTTCTTCATCTTCTTCGACTTCGTCTCGAAGCTTGCTCGCAAGACGACGCATTTTACCTCCCTTGTTTGAGAAGAAATTTATCTTGTCCTTGCGGTCTTGAATGTTTTTTTGGAGCTGTGCGTTTGCCCTCTTGTCTTTTTCTATTCGGCCTGCGATCTGCTCGATAACATCAAAATAATTTCCAACGTATTGTTCGACTTTTTTGGTGTATACATCAAGGTTGAGTACGCCTTCTGTAAATATGTTGAGGAAGTCGGCATCATGTGAAATCACGATTACTGTCTTCTCATATCCCATCAAAAATCCGATCAAATGCCCAATACCATCTGCATCGAGGTTATTTGTCGGCTCATCGAGAAGAAGAATATCTGGTTGTTGAATCAGTGCGTACGCGAGGAGGAGTCGAGCTAGCTGACCTCCTGAGAAATCCCTAATCTTCTTATCGAGTGGAGTTGAGAAATTTACTACTTCAAATACGTCCTTGATACGTTTTTCAATGTTGTATGTTTTTTCTGTGAATGCAGTTTCGAAGTATTCTTTTACTGTTAATTCAAAATATTTCTTTGGCATAACTTGCAGACCGATTCCTACAGTTGCTTTGTTGAAGATATTTATCTTGCCATCTGTTGGCTTGTGAAGCACGTCCTCTCCGGCATCCTTAATACCGGCGGCACCAAGTATCAATTTGAAAATCGTACTCTTACCAGCGCCATTTTGGCCCATAACTGTGATCTTTGCGTTATCCCTAACTGTAAAATCCGCTTCTGTTAAAATAGGTTTTGTCTCGTCATAGTGGAACGAAACTTTGTCGAAACTTAAAACGATGTTACCTTGACTCATTTTTTCAACTTTTTATAAAATACTTAATAATTGTTGCGCTCTGCGCGCCTTTTTTGGCAAAAGAAGCTATGCCTTTTGCCTGAGGATAAATACCGTTTTTAAGGTAAAATGGCAAGTGATAATAGAATCAAATAACCTCTCAAATACATACTTCATGGCTTGTTTTTAACCATGACGTCTGAAATACGACGTTCAAAGCATTTTCGCGGAGATTGAACCTTGAACTACGGCGTTCAACGACTGTTCCCGGGAATGAGGTCTGAAACACGGCATTCAGGACGTGTGTGCGCGCACATCCTCTGAACCACGGCGCTTCGCCGGCAAAATCGTTAGCTTTCCCATTCCATAAAAAGTTGCTTTTTAAGGCTTACTTGTTTTTTAAACTTTTCTTTTGAAAACTCGACTTTAAAACGTAACTTTCTGTAAACTGAAAGCTGTATAAAAAAAACTATCAATTGTTTATTCAAAGAGATTTCCCGTTTATCCAATCTTTGTGCTAAAATCTAAAAAAAGTTTATTAAAAATAAAAAATGGAAACACAAACCTGGTATGAAATGTTAATTCGCCCATCATTTGCTCCACCTTCATGGGTTTTTGGGCCTGTTTGGTCAGTGCTGTACTTGGTGATCGCAATTACTTTTGGATATGTTTTTTTCTTGTATTTCAAACGTAAAATATCTTTTTCTGTAGTACTTCCGTTTATCCTAAACTTGGTATTCAATTTTTCTTTTATGCCAATTCAGTTTGGATTACAAAACAACCTACTTGCAGCAGTTGACATCCTCCTTGTGCTTGGAACTTTGATATTGGCTGGCGTAAAAATCTTCCCACATGCGAAATGGGTCGTATACGCAAACATCCCCTACTTGCTTTGGGTCTCGTTTGCAACAATCCTGCAACTGACAATCACTTATTTAAATTGGTAAATAAATAAGTTTGTATTTTCACTTTACGGCGAGCCTATACTCACCTATACTTGCTTCACTTTACTAATAATTTATTTATAAGTTGGAATCAAAAAACAAAATAGAAATTAATGAGGATTTTAAGAGGGCGCTAGATATTCTTGAAAATACTATCAGCAATGTGTTTTTGACAGGAAAGGCCGGTACGGGTAAATCGACGCTGCTCGAGTATTTCCGTGAACATAGTAAGAAAAAGATAGTCGTACTTGCACCGACTGGAGTGGCGGCCTTGAACGTAAAAGGTCAAACAATTCATTCTTTTTTTCATTTTCCACCGAATATAACTCCACAGACCGTCCAGAAAAAAAAGCCCTCTGCAAAATTCCAGGAATTAGTGAAAAAACTCGATACGATAGTGATAGATGAAGTATCTATGGTTAGAGCTGACTTGCTCGATTGCATAGATACCATGCTGCGCATGATCATGAAAACTCAAAAACCTTTTGGCGGCATACAAATGATTTTTATAGGAGATTTGTATCAGCTTCCTCCTGTTGTGGGCAGAGATGAAAAAGAGTTTTTTAATACTTATTACAATAGTCCGTATTTTTTTGATGCACATTCATTTGATCGAATTGAGATTGAATTCATAGAACTCGGTAAAATTTACAGACAAAAAGAATATGACTTCATTGAACTACTAAATAAGATTCGTAATAACAGTATCGAGCACAAAGATATTCAACATCTAAATAGTAGGTATATCCCCTACTTCAGCATGCAAAATTCAGATGATTTTTATATCACACTCACAACCACGAACGCCTCCGCTGACACGATAAATTCAGAAGAATTACTCAAATTGGGAACTCGACATATTACTTATGATGGTGAAACAAATGGCAAATTTGAATCAAAATATATTCCAACCAGTTTGAGTCTGGACATCAAAATAGGTGCTCAAGTTATGCTTCTGAACAATGACTCTATGGGTAGATGGGTAAACGGGACGATCGGAAAATTGACCGGTATTCAATATGATGATAACGAGGAAGATGAGCTCATAGTAGAACTTTTGGATGGGGAAAAAGTACGAGTTCAAAAATACAAATGGGAACTGTATCGTTATTCTTTTAACAAGGAACAATCCAAACTTGAGTCCGAAGTGATTGGATCCTTCACTCAGTACCCTGTTCGTCTAGCTTGGGCGGTTACTATTCACAAAAGCCAAGGTAAGACATTTGATAGAGTTATAGTAGATATAGGACAAGGAGCTTTTGCCAATGGACAAGTATATGTAGCGATAAGTCGCTGCACAAATTTCGAAGGCCTAGTTCTCAAAAAACCGATTCTCAAAAAACATATTTGGACGGATGCGAACATCGGACGTTTTCTAGGGAAATTCTGATTCAAAAAGGGCGGCCCGAAGGGCCGCCCTTTTTGTTCAATCATTGATTAACTCGATATTGTTGCGCTTCGCGCCTTGCCTATCTAAACATTCTGAAGAATGATGCTTTTAGCATATCACCTAGACTTATCTCATCTTCAAAGCTGAAAACTTTTGATATCATCTTCGATGCTTCCGCACGAGTTACGGTGTTTGCACCACGGAACTCTTTTTTACCGTCTACATCATACCCTCCAATAATTCCATGGAAGAATGCGTATTTAAGGTTATTTCTAAACCATGCATCACGCATCACATCTCCGAATGGAAGCAGCATGCCATCAGGGTAATCCATAAGATCTACCTTCGCACCAATGAGTATAATCTTAAGTGCTTCAGCACGGTTTACAATTGCATTTGGTCTAAACGTAGCAGCCCTATCAACTATACCAGCCTTCTGCGCAGCATATATATATGGCGCATACAGACTATCTGATCTCACATCATAGTATCCAAGGTCAACAGC is a window from the Candidatus Peregrinibacteria bacterium genome containing:
- a CDS encoding DEAD/DEAH box helicase, producing the protein MESKNKIEINEDFKRALDILENTISNVFLTGKAGTGKSTLLEYFREHSKKKIVVLAPTGVAALNVKGQTIHSFFHFPPNITPQTVQKKKPSAKFQELVKKLDTIVIDEVSMVRADLLDCIDTMLRMIMKTQKPFGGIQMIFIGDLYQLPPVVGRDEKEFFNTYYNSPYFFDAHSFDRIEIEFIELGKIYRQKEYDFIELLNKIRNNSIEHKDIQHLNSRYIPYFSMQNSDDFYITLTTTNASADTINSEELLKLGTRHITYDGETNGKFESKYIPTSLSLDIKIGAQVMLLNNDSMGRWVNGTIGKLTGIQYDDNEEDELIVELLDGEKVRVQKYKWELYRYSFNKEQSKLESEVIGSFTQYPVRLAWAVTIHKSQGKTFDRVIVDIGQGAFANGQVYVAISRCTNFEGLVLKKPILKKHIWTDANIGRFLGKF
- a CDS encoding ATP-binding cassette domain-containing protein, which translates into the protein MSQGNIVLSFDKVSFHYDETKPILTEADFTVRDNAKITVMGQNGAGKSTIFKLILGAAGIKDAGEDVLHKPTDGKINIFNKATVGIGLQVMPKKYFELTVKEYFETAFTEKTYNIEKRIKDVFEVVNFSTPLDKKIRDFSGGQLARLLLAYALIQQPDILLLDEPTNNLDADGIGHLIGFLMGYEKTVIVISHDADFLNIFTEGVLNLDVYTKKVEQYVGNYFDVIEQIAGRIEKDKRANAQLQKNIQDRKDKINFFSNKGGKMRRLASKLRDEVEEDEENIVGIKTDDKTIRPFKIEAQPWSTPVIEISSIGIIRNHERKQKKVGLKLYRQTKMQIIGPNGIGKSTLLRELALSESKEAVITEGVKVGYYQQDFSGLNFDQTVYDALYDSMEQPVIETIYATGAHFLLTSQLMQSKVGSLSEGQKGLLCYAQFVLLKPALLILDEPTNHINFRHLPIIAKAIDDYEGALIIVSHMDEFMTQITLNETLDLDAL
- a CDS encoding TspO/MBR family protein; this encodes METQTWYEMLIRPSFAPPSWVFGPVWSVLYLVIAITFGYVFFLYFKRKISFSVVLPFILNLVFNFSFMPIQFGLQNNLLAAVDILLVLGTLILAGVKIFPHAKWVVYANIPYLLWVSFATILQLTITYLNW